The genomic DNA ATCATCCACGAACAGGGCAGGCCGCAACTGCAGGCGTTCGGCACCGATGGCGGCTGGGGAACTGCCGTTTCTCCGAACTGCCGCGGTTTCACGCCGGATGAGTTCCAGTCGCTCGACTTCTCCCGCATCGATCTCTCCGAGTATTTCGGTGACATTCAGAAGGATCTCGACACGAAGATCCAGGGAGCGCAGACGACGATTCGGAACAAGGTGCAGCAGCAATTCGGGAAAACGACGGGAGCCCACTGATGAAATTTCTGCTCGTGGTATTGGCCGTCTTAGCCGCTTCCGTTGTCCATGCAGGAAATCTGGGGACTGTCGGGGCGATGTACGAAATTGCCGAGAAAGATGCTCTTGCGGAGATCGAAGATCGAGCGAGGAACATCGACTGGAGCAAGGTCATCAAAAGGAAACAGATCGAGGATTACGACGGCCCGCGGGATCGTGTAACCCTGCCTCGTGCCGCAAGGGACAGAAGCTTTGCCGTGGACATGACTTGGACGCTGCAGATGGACGTGCCGGATGGCAAAGGAGGGATTCTCTATCCGAAGGGTTACCGATTCAACCCGCTCGAGTACGTGACATTCGCCAAGACTCTTGTCGTGATCAACGGCAATGACCCGGAGCAGGTGAAATGGTTTGCCGGATCGGAATACAAAGGACGGATGGATGTGACGGTTCTCCTCACGGAGGGGCAGTACGGAAAGCTCGGAAAGAAGCTCGATGTTCCTCTGTTTTACGCAAACAGCAACATCATTGAGCGGTTGCAGCTATCGGCCGTCCCCTCGGTCGTAAGGCAGGAAGGAAACGTTATGGTCGTCCATGAATTCCCTTTACCGTCTAAGCGGAGCCGGGACGTTTCAGGGAAGCGGAGAGGGTCACGATGATGAAGCTTCGAATCCACCTTGCTCTGTTTGCGGTGGCCTCGATGATGTGGCTGACGGTATACACTGCCCATGCTGCTTCAGTCTGCAAGGGTACTCCCATAAATCCGGTTACCGACATCTGCTGGCAGTGCATGTTCCCTGCGCAGATCGGCAGCGTTTCCTTCGGCATGGGACAGGAGGCCGCACCTGGAAATATCACTACGCCTACCTGTGTCTGTCCCGACAGCAAGCAGGGTGTCATCGCAGGCGTCTCGGTTGCATTCTGGGAGCACGCCCGGATGATCGAGACAGTGAAGGACCCGTACTGCTTCCCGATCCTGGGAACGGGGATGGAGAATCCGAAACCCGGGTTCTCCTCCGGCACGTCCAAGGGGCCCGGGCACAGCGACAATGAGTATTCCTTCCAGCAGGTGCACTACTACACGTTCCCGGCGTGGTCGATCCTGAAACTCTTCATGGACTTCCCCTGTGCAGAACAGGGTGGGTTCGACCTTGCCTACATGACGGAAGTAGATCCCATGTGGAACGACGACAGCCTCTCGTTCATCATCAATCCGGAGGCGCTCCTGTTCGCCAACCCCGTTTCGCAGGTTGCCTGCGTCGCGGACAGCGTGGCTGCTACGGTCACGACACCCATCGATCCTCTTTTCTGGTGCATGGGCTCGTGGGGATCGTTCTATCCGCTCACCGGGAGCGTGAACTCCAGCGATCCTCTGAGTGTGAATGCGGGCCTTGCGGCGAGGATGCTTTTCAAGCTGGGACGGGAATCGCTCATGTTCGATACCGGGATCAACCAGTGCTCTTCCGCCGGTGTCATCACACCTATCCTCGTGAAGAGCAACTATCGGCTCCAGATCGCCAGACCTGTCCGGGGCACCGCCTGCAACCCGATAGGCAGGCCAGCCATGATCTGGGGTTCCGGTAAGAACCCTGCATGGGGGGCCGGGGCGAATTCCCCTGACAATTTCTTGTGGTCGCTGACAAGGAGGAGGGTATGTTGCGTAGGTTATGGG from Geobacter sp. DSM 9736 includes the following:
- a CDS encoding TraU family protein; this encodes MMKLRIHLALFAVASMMWLTVYTAHAASVCKGTPINPVTDICWQCMFPAQIGSVSFGMGQEAAPGNITTPTCVCPDSKQGVIAGVSVAFWEHARMIETVKDPYCFPILGTGMENPKPGFSSGTSKGPGHSDNEYSFQQVHYYTFPAWSILKLFMDFPCAEQGGFDLAYMTEVDPMWNDDSLSFIINPEALLFANPVSQVACVADSVAATVTTPIDPLFWCMGSWGSFYPLTGSVNSSDPLSVNAGLAARMLFKLGRESLMFDTGINQCSSAGVITPILVKSNYRLQIARPVRGTACNPIGRPAMIWGSGKNPAWGAGANSPDNFLWSLTRRRVCCVGYGLN